The Lasioglossum baleicum chromosome 5, iyLasBale1, whole genome shotgun sequence genome segment AATGACCATGGCAATGAAAACTATTAGCGTAGCAGTAGACAAAATCAATTCGAACGATTTACCCGATATTTATAGTTACATGGGATATACTTTCTGCGGTGTTACATGCGTATTTGGTCCGTGGATATCGTTCAAGGATTACATTTCGATACGGCACATGAATCATCaggtattaaacattttttctgttTGCAGAAGATTTCTCTCTTATAATCAACGAGAATGCGTAACTCCCTTTTCTAATTCTAGGATAAATGGTGGATGCTGTACGCGGCTCAATGTATGTTTTTATCCTTTTTGTTTTTAACTATGTCGAACTGTTGGACACAATGGATAGTAATGGACAGCTCTTGGAAGTAAGTAAAATTTCTTGTGTTTCAAActataatgaatagactgcagatctttatgcaaaataagaattgcctgcatcgattgtaagaagtagaaactaaattgaatgttatttcttcccttcatgatttgaatagagaagaaataatatattgtcatcttcaatttttaaaattttttaacaattttcaacttcatccactcaattttcctatacatTATTATAGAAATATATCAAATTTGATATTATTTCAGGTGGCTATTAGCTTACAGAGATGCGCTGTCTTTTCGAACGTCTCATTATTTCATTTCGTATGTAGCATCCACGGTATTGTTAATAGGAGGATTTCCATATACTCTAGCTACTTTGGTAAAACCATTGAAAGTAGAATTCCCACGATCGCTCGTACAAGTAGTTATTTGTTGGAATGTACCCATGCATTTCTGGTTGAAGACATGTATGTAATCATATCCGATGTTCTTGAGGCACGCTACCATTTTTCTCCATACAATTTAACATATTTCGTAATAATAAACTgttgatataaatttttagaTATATTCCGCCCCAGTATTAGATACTTAGGAAAATTTGGAGCTGTAACCATGACGTATTTAACAAGCGCTCTACTACACGGATTAAATTTCCAATTGGCAGCAGTTTTACTTAGTCTTGGATTTTACACGTACGTAGAATTCCAGCTAAGATCTATGCTTGCAAATATTTTCGACGCGTGTATAGCGTCCAAGCAATGTGCTAAAACGAAATGTACACATACGTGCAACAGTCAGAATTCTTGGTGGGTCTTTCTAACAAACCTGATGTTTTCTGGTCTATCGGTTTTCCATTTAGCGTATTTAGGTCTTATGTTTGATACATCCGAATTACAAGAGACAGGGTATAGTTACATTCATACTATTGACAAATGGTCACAACTTGGATTTGCTAGCCATTGGGTAATTTTTGCTACGTACATGGTATACTTTTTAATTAGGTAACTAACTTAGGTACGTAACTAAACTGTATTCGAAATCTCAATTATCTTTAAACAACTCGATCGTATATAGCTAGTTCTGCTAAACGAACGAATTATTagcattttaatatttcaagtcATACAAGTAACTTATCATATTCATCCTTTTGATACATTTTTATAccacttgcaatcaatagatCATGATAAAGGTAGAGAaaagtgtgtatgtgtgtgtgtatttgtgCGTCGCGTGTATGTATGTGTTAcaagaaaatattagtagaatTCTAAAAGTAAGTAAAATACATAGTTTTTATTAGATTATAAGGTATATTTGCATTTGCATGTGTGTAAAAAACATACATATTATAatcgaattattatttaattgctATAAGAAGTCTTATGCATTATAGTTGTTAAATAATACTTCATTATACaacattttatataaataatattaaactgTATTTTgctaaattttaatgtaatcaTAACAACGAATAAAGTTATtttttcaatcaaaatcaatgcttttcaactgaaataaaacaccATGTTTGTGCATGTAACATAGTACGTAtattactgtgcaaaagaaagaagtacccggccatatttaatagaaaagcgtaaaaaatagtttaaaaTAGAATTAAGGGGGAAGGATAGTAAGGTATATTTGCATTTGCATGTATGTAAAAAACATACATATTATAatcgatttattatttaattgctATAAGAAGTCTTATGTATTATATAGTTGTCAAATAATACTTcattatacaatattttatataaataatattaaactgTATTTTgctaaattttaatgtaatcaTAACAACGAATAAAGTTATtttttcaatcaaaatcaatgcttttcaactgaaataaaacgcCATGTTTGTGCATGTAACATATAGtacgcatatatatatatatacacagctGTACAAACTTTTGTCCGCAAccgtatatatatattcaatatatagatacatacatataaaaaattataaatctaGAAAGAAGAGTAATTTTGAATGACTCGTCTAGATATATTTTTCttcataaaatatatgaaaaaatgcatgtgagattttattgcatattttaaGGCAAAATTGTAATGTCACATATGGTTTTTATACTTTACGCGTTATCATCTTTGATAAATTAGTATGTCATGAATACATTCAGCTTCGTAAAGATAAAATCTCTTGAATATAAGCATTTTACAAGAATCAAATTAATAATGCTCATATATATTACGCTTTTCccaacaatattcaattttctgaaTGATAATAACTAAATCTTTCGATTGATTTTGACTGTACAATTTACCAATGTTGCACGTCATTTACtatacaatttaaattaaatcatATGTTAGTAAACAGTCGGTTCATAATTGATTTTATcagagttctctctctctctctctctctctctctctcaattaAAACATGTATATTTACTTTCTCCATAATTTTCGGTATTTATACCTAAtttgcatatatatataattttatattattaaaatatctttGTTCTTAAACATTAATGACACTtcttttataaaaaatgcattaatttgttaaaatattaattaacctTTATATAATCTTATATTagattaatatgtatatatatttatacacatatttatatataaatgtacCACAGATATACATACACAGAGCGATACATTGTGCTATAATTGAGTTTCTGCAATTTAGGATGCTgtctaaaaaaagaaagaatatcAAGCTTCAAAGGAATAGTATCAATAATAAAAGATATTATTTACTATAGTTTTCTATGTATAGAGGAATGAATACAAAGAAATTGTATCAGGAACTTCTCAAAAATGAACTTCCTAttcaatgtatatgtatacctatACTCTTATACAATAAATCCATAAATCCattgttttcttcttttaaatACATGTATCGTATTGTATGTCGTGTATAGTGTATGTATTTACTTTTACGTGgtctatatacaatatacagcaCATATATAGAAGCATTTATATTTCTGTGAACAATCGTTTCGCGTTAACTAAAATATTACAATCATATTTATACGTTGTACCTTAATTACTAGTGTGTGTATccgttaatttaattacatattCTACaccgataaaaattaataaaacagtAGCTGTACATGATTCGCATTGTACGTTATATTATCGCATCGTACATCATCATATTCCAATGTCTTTCCACTGACTTTCATAATTAACATCGTTATAAAGTTTGTACAATTATCCTCAAGTATTTCAGAGTCattgatatatttttttaatagtaCTTTTTTGTAAGCAAAATCTTATCTAAACGATCACTTCGATATATGTACATTGCATAATTTTCCGACATACAATTAGAGAATAACATTTCATAGTGAAGTATAAGTACTGTACGGTGGTAGTGCGAAATAAGTTCTccagatttctcaattttcatatAATGTTTGAGATTATAAAGATAAATAACGATAACATAAGTGAGAAACGTGACAAAATGCATAAATTAAACTCGCTAGGTGTTGTTTCGTTCGTAGAAATAGATGCTACAACTGGGGATAATTACAAAGCAGTGCATTTTCTAAAACGGTATGTAAGTACGTATAAATGTGaaacaggtaaatatttataatagtaaCAGCTTATCCTCTTACATTAATAATTACATTGACAATTGCATTTCGAATATTGAAAATGTTCATATTCTTTTCACAGAGTACGCGGCGATGCTACAAAAAGTATAAACTGTGACTTTTAACTGTATCTTCAGATTATGTATATGTACCTGCATGACAAAATAAAATCAAACGGTAAGCAAACTGAAAATCAATCAAATTTTAGTTACGAAAGATGAATAAAACATcccaaagaactttcgatacagATTTATCTAAATCGCAAAAAGTTAAATCTTTGTGTAAATGCATGTAGAATATTATAATTGTTACTTTTCAATCACAACGTTATGATATGTTTTATGTCGAAGTTATTCTACGTTAGTACttagaaatacataaaaaaCTATGGCATTTTTCGCAGCTGTATCAATGAACAGACATCCGAAGACACAGTTAAAGATGCTACACACGATAGCACAACCGATTTCAGTTTTCTATTACATTTATAGCATTTTTGGCGGGTGAATTCATTATCGGTACATAATGAACGTACATTCTTATTTCCATaagaatttcattatgaatacatATAGACTAATTAGCAGCCTAAAAAATTCTTTCGAATCTATATCTCATTGTGAACTGTTGTTTCAATTTgagatttaaaataatatatacacaCTACTGTGCAGAAGAAAAAAGCACTCGAccttatttaatagaaaagcataaaagatcaaataagaacacagtaagttttgaaaaaggatttcgctgtttaattgaatagttctgagaatatgtgttattgcagattatctaatacttttaatgcaataaatcaattattgtacaatacaatttctacataaagatactgtttgttatatcttataattatactgggtgcttctttcgtttgcacagtagtgtatacagggtgagtcacctaacgttatcacctcaaataaaTGAGGCTCATACGGCTTTTCATGTCGttctttttagagatatgaatgttaccttcattttttaaaatggaaccacccttttttaaacatctacgaattcagtgactataattgctcaaggtcattcaaggtcacggatagaagaaacgtataaaactaaaatatggaagcagaatacgtttatcaccagtgaaacctgtagTAAACATGCTAAGATCCTTCAATGCTATGGAATGTTCTCAAACATCCTCTAGCCGATGACGCTGCGATTTGTTCACTAACAGTATGTTCCCAAATGCGATTCCGCCTATGCCTTACTCAATGATTGAAAGGTGTGATATTATAACAGTTCACTGTCAATGTAGACAAAATGCATTGCAGGGCGATTGCTTTATGAAGAAAGGTATCCTGAGCGAAACACTTCTAGGCTGACTTTTACTAATATCTACAAGTTATTTAGAAATATTGGAAGTGTAGATGTAAGAAAGCGTAAACGCGAAAGAATCCCATGACTACTGAagacaatgaaattaatattatagcAGCTATAGCTGTCAATCCACATGTGAGTACGAGGAAAATTGCACAAGAAGCAAGCATGAATCAAAGTAGCGTAATACGAGTTCTAGCCCGACATAAATTTCATCCGTCTCATATATCGCTACATCGGGAATTCGTCAGGTTttttctgtctgtgaccttgaatgaccttgagtaattatagtcactgaattcgtaatgaaagggactatcattgtggatgtttaaaaaagggtggttccatttaaaaaaatgaaggtgaccttgatatctctaaaaaaattgacataaaaacaaaaattttttggtgtCGTATGAGCCCTATttgaccattcaactttgtcctcaagacatttagtgtatctttgaaaacaacaaagatatttgaggtgaaaacgttaggtgactcaccctgtatatatatatatatatatatatattctttttcCGATTCAATAGATAAATGAAGAAGAGATGTGTACGTGtagatattaaacattttaaacgAAAACAAATAAAGTGTGTTAATCACACATAGCTATAAGTAATAATGCACATTGGGATTTAAGTTTCTACTTGCTGTATCCTTTGTTTCTTTATGAAACAGCGAAAATATTGCATGTTTACAAACACATAATCCGACATCGTTGATATCTAATTTCACAAACGTCGTAAgacagaagaaaaaaaaatgacttaaaaagaatatttttacaagACAATATGCAGTATTTACAGGTACGATCATAGTTCTCATTCTATTCGTAGGTAAATAGAAATTCTTACAAAGTTTCTGTCGGACACGATGAAAGCAAAAGTGAAGGACGAACAAGTGTAATTAAACATCTTATCATTTAAAGATATTCTTATATAGTATCGTTTTTGCTTTTCTTCTGGCCAGCAGAGATATGATCGAATAAAGTGAAACTGATTGAAATCGTGTTGATCTTATGTATCGTAGCAATGTATCGTAGGACATGGAAGAGTTGTTTTGAAATAGCTGCGTGCCGTGGCTGTGTACACAGATGGTACAGAAATAATTACGAAGAAACTTATAACCCAAAATACAAATGTAAAAATGAAGTAACACTACCTTGACGAAGTTATAAAGTCTATTGCGTGTCTATTTGATTTTCGTTGATTATGATAAAAGCACGGGCAAGCAAGAATAGTTGTTTCGAGTTGAAGATCGGAGATCAGTGGGATGGTCTACTGAATAATTGGATTTAAGCGATGAGATCTTCGGCGCTGGTGAGATGCTCGAATTACTGGATTGTCCTCTCCAACGCCACTGAGAATATCGGTTAGTCATCTGATAAATGCAGTTTTATAACTTTTGCTTGTGCGCGCACTGCAAATCACAGAAATAAAAGGGAGCACTTTGTTAGCCACCTCAGGAGCTACTTCATCCCTAAGCTCTAAATGTAGCTTACACAGCTGACAGGCCTGGACAGTAATCCAATCTAATAAAAaaggtatttttatttttatagcgcATCTAATTTTCTATAATACGTAATACGCAcgaaattaatttagtttaaatgctatttacatttataaaattcataaataaaGTTAATTTCTCTATTcttagtatattattatcattattaatactACTATtgctattactattattattattattattattatttgtccaGGCCTAATGTTATCTTATAAAGAATCTAATTACATGCCTTAAATGAAAGTTTCTTAGTGCATGCTACATGCATGTTGATATTAGCGATCAGTCACGTTTTATAATTTTTGGTACTGCTTCGTATCCttttatatacataaatatatatatacagggtgagtcatctAACGTTTCCACCTCACATATCttcgttgttttcaaagatacatgaggacaaagttgaatggtaaaatggggctcgcacgataccaaacaaatttttgtttttgtcttttttagagatatcaagaggtcaccttcatttttctaAATAGAACCACCCTTTTTTGAACACTTAGAATGATAGTCCCTTCTATtgcgaattcagtgactataattcactaacactgacgcgtaccgctaacttagcttgctccacgcagTACgtgtcagtgttagtgggaagagtggggcgggctccgcGGCGCATCTGGACGAGGGACGTAGCGGTAAGGGGACTGGTTcccgcaaaatatggcaaccctggttgggacttcgattgaagaattactgtatacgttttttctgtccgtgaccttgaatgactttgagtaattatagtcactgaattcgtaatgaaagggactatcattgtagatgtttgaaaaagggtggttccatttaagAAAATGAAACTGACCTTGATATCGCTAAAAAaagacataaaaacaaaaatttttttggtgtcGTATAAgccccccattttaccattcaactttgtcctcgagacatttaatgtatctttgataACAACAAAGATATCTGAGGtgaaaacgttaggtgactcaccctgtataatgtcacaatatataacattaaaaaatatagatttGTGATGATATTCAAGCATTATATAGGCCTAGGTTTGCGTAACCTAGTGAAAACTTGAATAAAAGGATAGAAGctaaattacaaatatataatacaatgcagaggtggagcatattttgatacAGAATATGAAGTAAAGCAATATGTTACAATAAAGTGCAAAAGTCATGAAATTGTTATATGAAGAGAGGCAATGATAACTGTTACTTAGCAGAAGGTTTAGAGTAACAGTTATGAAGACTTACTGCTTTAGAGAATGATAGCGATTTACTCGATCCGCAGACCTGAGAATCATATTCATGCCTTGTTGGGGTTGCGAGATCGAATAATTTGTAGACTCGTGCGAAGTACGAGTCTCGGTGATGCAGGAAGTTCTTATACTGGCCCTTGTCACCGGTTTCGATACAGATATTGACGTAACGGAAGTAGCGGTAGttgtgttgttgttgttgttgatatTATGGATCTGTGTCGCTGGTTTAGTAGACTTAACACGACGCGAAGATGGATCACAGGTACTGTTGACCAGCCAACTGTTTCTATAAGTTTTAGTAAAGATAGTGATCCTTTTGTTTACGTAGATAATGTGCTGAGGTTATTCGAACGCGAGCCAAGTTTAATACGTCCACGAGATAGAAACTGAATATGCAGAGAGATGTTAATCAAGACGCGACAAGTTATTCAAGTATTATAGAGAGGAGAAAGCAACAAAGCAGAAAGCAGAAACAAAGAAAAGGAGGCAATAATATGTAAGCAGTTAAAGAACAATTATCTAACAATAAGCAAAACCGATCTGCTCTCACCTCTTAGCGATAGCTGTTGTCGTGGATCTAGGTAGAACCTTCTTGGTCGAATCCTTTTCCTTATTTCTAGTTAACGCATTACTTGTACTCTTCTGACTTCTAGCTTGCAATAACGGTCTTAAATAAGGGCTAAAAATATAGTATGTATCTATGAGTAATTCGTCCTCTCTGTAAAGAACAGatatatacgtacatatatgCATCTAAaaagaataattgaaataatatttactGTGCAACTGTGGAAGGTTTGGTTGTTGTATTAATGTTGTGATTCGTTGGTAAACTCCTTCGTTTCGCTTTAATTAAGTTTAATTTTCCACCCTGAGTTAATGGCATATATATTGTTGTACTAGTCCCAGCAgcggcaacagcagcagcagcagcagcagcaggagTATGATCGTCCAACGTGATCCCATCTACCCGATGCATTATTCCCGAAACATTATCCTGCACCAAGTGAGATTCCTTAAAATTAGACAAGAATACTGTCTTCGGTCTGCCAACTATAGAGTAAATTCCATATTTGTGTACTGGATTCCCATTTTCCGCATCGAGCTGCAAAGGCTCTTTCAATAGAGAGTGGAGGTACGCTTCCTTCctgtaataaaatttcatttttagtaATGGTTTTCATGTACCACTCATGGACCAATTGTATGTACACCCCCgatcaaaagtatgtggacacttgtTCAATCCTCCTCCTGGAAGAAAAATAATCTTCAATGAATTTAATCGAATTTCATGCGATCTGCTTTATACAGTAttggaaaaaattattatttaatatcataatcactagactgcgaatctttatgcaaaataaaaattgtctgcatcgattgcaaaaaatagaaaccaaattgaatgttatttttgAATAGAGGAGAGATCATATAttggcattttcaattttttcaattttccaacaattttgaatttcatctactcaattttcctataaatgcataaagatccgcagtctaataatcacatACTGTTTACTGCATTTCTTTACACGTTTCTCTAGGGATTGGacctaaaatatatgtatatttgattttttatttttattttcctgaACAATGTAAATTTTTTCGAACACTAAAACAAGAACACTTGTACTTCAAGACTATCTGTTTACATCTAGAAAAGGCCATATACCCAATAgatgttttaaaaaaattcttaaaaatcacTTTTTCACTGAAGTTACACAAGCCCCCTTAAAATACATTCCAAAACATTTTCAGTGGTACGCATACTTTACtatttcaaattctattttacccagctctgtTATAGTACACAAATTTCAACGACAGGTGTCCATCAACTTTTGAGCGGGGGTGTACGTGGAAAATTCAAGTATTATACTACTATTCAAGACAGATCCATACTTTTCCAACCATTGTTGTTGGTGTCCGATCACCGAGCCTGGTCTACATATTCTTATCCATGCGATCGTTTCGTGAGCAGTTAAATGATAATGTTTCATGATATAACAGCCTATCAAAGAACCTGTCCTACCAAGTCCTGCCCTACAATGTACAGCAACGGCGCCGCTCGCGTTTTCcgctattttaagaaattgacgCATAATCGAGTCCGTCGGAGTCGAACCGTCCACGAAAAATAGATCTTTATGTTCAAATCCTGCGTCCGTGAAACTCGAAGCATcataaattttcttattaagACGTATTATGGTAGATACGTTGTTGCGTCGGAAATATGTAAAATACGATTCCGGTGAGTGAAGAGGGTATCCTGCAAAGACGTGAAAATATAAGAGTATTCAAGTCAGTATTGTacaagaaaaataatattgtacGTTGGTATACCAAGAACAGTGCAGACACGTACCGTTTTCTATTTTAGATTTAAGATAAGGCCCGcaaaatgcaataaatttaCCAGGAACGATCCAATTCAAATCTCCGTTCTCAACTCTTTCGAAGTACTCGTATTCTTTCAcacgaaaatcttgaaaattaaaaaatcccaGTCTGTGGCACTTGTATATGGCACTTAGACATTCGCTCAACGATATTTGGAAGCACGGCGTACCAACAGAAGCATCGCGAAACATGATAAACGGGCAATTGGGACTGCTAGTTAAACAATTGAACGCATCTTCGGCTGTACGTTTCAAATACAATATCTAAAAAAAAAGTATTGtttcattattatattatataatgtttACTTAAAATGTTCCATGAAACGATCTTACCGCGTAGCTTCCAATAAGGAAAGCGGCGTTCAATCTCTTCTCCGGATCCATGGTTGTGTAATGTataatctttttcttctttaaggTGACCGCCTTCAGCTTTTTATTCACTTTCTGACAGTAATGATACAACATCGCAAGATTCAATGGGCCAAaatcattataaaaattttcataaactAATTCGTCGTCGATACTGAAATAATGTGTGTTTGGAGTACTCTTTGGCTTTATCGTCGTTCtcaatgttataaaatataatcgatctaaaaaaataaggaaAAAAATACACCATATGTCTAAATATGTAGATTTCATCGAACCACCCATAATAATTTGAAACATAATGACTTGTGAAAGAATGATTTCAAACACAGTTTACCTTTTATAAATTCTGTCGTGCATACTAGTATGTCGTTTGTATCCTCCATTTCTTGTTTTGTTCTAACACGGTCTGCTTCTACGAAATCCAATCAAATACGACTGTCATTAATGTAACCAACGAAATAAGGGTCGCAATTCAATTAAGCACGATTAGAGATTACAACAAATATACAAACATATACAgaaggatagagagagagagagagtaaataGTCGTGATGAAAATAAACTAGATTCATCTACCTACACGCAAGCACACGCAAGCGTGTTTACAAGAATCATTTAACCGATATGCGAATTCATAATTAGAACACCATACATGACGATGCTCTATCAAAGAATGCTTACACTTACCTATGCACCTGTGTGACCGTTACAAGATTCAAACTTGGTCAATCAAGAGTCGGCGATGGCCGATCGGTTGTGTCGTCCTACAGCTCTTCCGGTTATATTACacattcaaataatttcatacttTACGTGTATGTCATCGTTTATCTTGTCTTATACTATACGGACTATTTTCAGAAACTATATTTCAATGTTTCGATTTTTACATGTatcataatatatattattatccaCCATACGAGCAAAACGTAGTTTTCGTACGTACTGCCATATTGGTTGATCTTGGAATATTATACTGATCACCATATATAAAGTTGACGTTTCGAGCAAAGAACATTGTAGGATGTAATCGACGTTTCGTTACAATAAGTTCAGACTATTTACAACTATGTATACGTATGTAACGTATgtttgtatgtatatatgtatgtacgtacGTATGTAACAATACGAGTACAAATACCGTGACAATTCTCGCTCAAACTTTATTTGGAACGTTGCAAGTTGCAACGGACTAATTTAGACAACTGGACAACGATTATCCATACATTGAAAAACAGCGCACTCTATGTCACAAAACATCCTTTTTCATATTGTAACCTGTTGTAACTTATCTTTCAAACTTCAAATTTTTcccaaaatttgtattcatataTATAAATAGGTGTTCGATTATGTAAGTTGTATagatatataaatgtataaattatgGATGTATGTTACATGTACTAAAGACTTACAATTAGATCTTAGATCATATATTACTTATAGACccggtatatatgtatatatatagatataggaTATGCATAGGA includes the following:
- the Cdc14 gene encoding cell division cycle protein 14 isoform X3, which encodes MEDTNDILVCTTEFIKDRLYFITLRTTIKPKSTPNTHYFSIDDELVYENFYNDFGPLNLAMLYHYCQKVNKKLKAVTLKKKKIIHYTTMDPEKRLNAAFLIGSYAILYLKRTAEDAFNCLTSSPNCPFIMFRDASVGTPCFQISLSECLSAIYKCHRLGFFNFQDFRVKEYEYFERVENGDLNWIVPGKFIAFCGPYLKSKIENGYPLHSPESYFTYFRRNNVSTIIRLNKKIYDASSFTDAGFEHKDLFFVDGSTPTDSIMRQFLKIAENASGAVAVHCRAGLGRTGSLIGCYIMKHYHLTAHETIAWIRICRPGSVIGHQQQWLEKKEAYLHSLLKEPLQLDAENGNPVHKYGIYSIVGRPKTVFLSNFKESHLVQDNVSGIMHRVDGITLDDHTPAAAAAAAVAAAGTSTTIYMPLTQGGKLNLIKAKRRSLPTNHNINTTTKPSTVAHPYLRPLLQARSQKSTSNALTRNKEKDSTKKVLPRSTTTAIAKRNSWLVNSTCDPSSRRVKSTKPATQIHNINNNNNTTTATSVTSISVSKPVTRASIRTSCITETRTSHESTNYSISQPQQGMNMILRSADRVNRYHSLKHGVGEDNPVIRASHQRRRSHRLNPIIQ
- the Cdc14 gene encoding cell division cycle protein 14 isoform X1 → MEDTNDILVCTTEFIKDRLYFITLRTTIKPKSTPNTHYFSIDDELVYENFYNDFGPLNLAMLYHYCQKVNKKLKAVTLKKKKIIHYTTMDPEKRLNAAFLIGSYAILYLKRTAEDAFNCLTSSPNCPFIMFRDASVGTPCFQISLSECLSAIYKCHRLGFFNFQDFRVKEYEYFERVENGDLNWIVPGKFIAFCGPYLKSKIENGYPLHSPESYFTYFRRNNVSTIIRLNKKIYDASSFTDAGFEHKDLFFVDGSTPTDSIMRQFLKIAENASGAVAVHCRAGLGRTGSLIGCYIMKHYHLTAHETIAWIRICRPGSVIGHQQQWLEKKEAYLHSLLKEPLQLDAENGNPVHKYGIYSIVGRPKTVFLSNFKESHLVQDNVSGIMHRVDGITLDDHTPAAAAAAAVAAAGTSTTIYMPLTQGGKLNLIKAKRRSLPTNHNINTTTKPSTVAQEDELLIDTYYIFSPYLRPLLQARSQKSTSNALTRNKEKDSTKKVLPRSTTTAIAKRNSWLVNSTCDPSSRRVKSTKPATQIHNINNNNNTTTATSVTSISVSKPVTRASIRTSCITETRTSHESTNYSISQPQQGMNMILRSADRVNRYHSLKHGVGEDNPVIRASHQRRRSHRLNPIIQ
- the Cdc14 gene encoding cell division cycle protein 14 isoform X4; the encoded protein is MEDTNDILVCTTEFIKDRLYFITLRTTIKPKSTPNTHYFSIDDELVYENFYNDFGPLNLAMLYHYCQKVNKKLKAVTLKKKKIIHYTTMDPEKRLNAAFLIGSYAILYLKRTAEDAFNCLTSSPNCPFIMFRDASVGTPCFQISLSECLSAIYKCHRLGFFNFQDFRVKEYEYFERVENGDLNWIVPGKFIAFCGPYLKSKIENGYPLHSPESYFTYFRRNNVSTIIRLNKKIYDASSFTDAGFEHKDLFFVDGSTPTDSIMRQFLKIAENASGAVAVHCRAGLGRTGSLIGCYIMKHYHLTAHETIAWIRICRPGSVIGHQQQWLEKKEAYLHSLLKEPLQLDAENGNPVHKYGIYSIVGRPKTVFLSNFKESHLVQDNVSGIMHRVDGITLDDHTPAAAAAAAVAAAGTSTTIYMPLTQGGKLNLIKAKRRSLPTNHNINTTTKPSTVAHPYLRPLLQARSQKSTSNALTRNKEKDSTKKVLPRSTTTAIAKSWLVNSTCDPSSRRVKSTKPATQIHNINNNNNTTTATSVTSISVSKPVTRASIRTSCITETRTSHESTNYSISQPQQGMNMILRSADRVNRYHSLKHGVGEDNPVIRASHQRRRSHRLNPIIQ
- the Cdc14 gene encoding cell division cycle protein 14 isoform X7, giving the protein MEDTNDILVCTTEFIKDRLYFITLRTTIKPKSTPNTHYFSIDDELVYENFYNDFGPLNLAMLYHYCQKVNKKLKAVTLKKKKIIHYTTMDPEKRLNAAFLIGSYAILYLKRTAEDAFNCLTSSPNCPFIMFRDASVGTPCFQISLSECLSAIYKCHRLGFFNFQDFRVKEYEYFERVENGDLNWIVPGKFIAFCGPYLKSKIENGYPLHSPESYFTYFRRNNVSTIIRLNKKIYDASSFTDAGFEHKDLFFVDGSTPTDSIMRQFLKIAENASGAVAVHCRAGLGRTGSLIGCYIMKHYHLTAHETIAWIRICRPGSVIGHQQQWLEKKEAYLHSLLKEPLQLDAENGNPVHKYGIYSIVGRPKTVFLSNFKESHLVQDNVSGIMHRVDGITLDDHTPAAAAAAAVAAAGTSTTIYMPLTQGGKLNLIKAKRRSLPTNHNINTTTKPSTVAQEDELLIDTYYIFSPYLRPLLQARSQKSTSNALTRNKEKDSTKKVLPRSTTTAIAKSGVGEDNPVIRASHQRRRSHRLNPIIQ
- the Cdc14 gene encoding cell division cycle protein 14 isoform X8, with protein sequence MEDTNDILVCTTEFIKDRLYFITLRTTIKPKSTPNTHYFSIDDELVYENFYNDFGPLNLAMLYHYCQKVNKKLKAVTLKKKKIIHYTTMDPEKRLNAAFLIGSYAILYLKRTAEDAFNCLTSSPNCPFIMFRDASVGTPCFQISLSECLSAIYKCHRLGFFNFQDFRVKEYEYFERVENGDLNWIVPGKFIAFCGPYLKSKIENGYPLHSPESYFTYFRRNNVSTIIRLNKKIYDASSFTDAGFEHKDLFFVDGSTPTDSIMRQFLKIAENASGAVAVHCRAGLGRTGSLIGCYIMKHYHLTAHETIAWIRICRPGSVIGHQQQWLEKKEAYLHSLLKEPLQLDAENGNPVHKYGIYSIVGRPKTVFLSNFKESHLVQDNVSGIMHRVDGITLDDHTPAAAAAAAVAAAGTSTTIYMPLTQGGKLNLIKAKRRSLPTNHNINTTTKPSTVAHPYLRPLLQARSQKSTSNALTRNKEKDSTKKVLPRSTTTAIAKSGVGEDNPVIRASHQRRRSHRLNPIIQ